From Rhinoraja longicauda isolate Sanriku21f chromosome 24, sRhiLon1.1, whole genome shotgun sequence, one genomic window encodes:
- the LOC144605558 gene encoding nectin-4-like, producing MDIHGSGQRAVEDPVRVDCLPLFQAYLSACEHLEMENTVAMWTRDGFPQYKLLRKVKWWRCEVTHTARARTPSTARAPASSAGTSTAGARWTETPRCSSTSWCWRTPGASAVRCSPSRPAASRGDTGLTVLVPPQVWLVPSPRALLEGDRHALVATCMVMGSTPLPQVWWDTAVEGEQEMTNTANANGTVTVTSSLYVHPERDMKGKDAVCTVNHSSLAQPLHVPYKLNVYHVPEVMIKRSSENWQADMEGAALQCEENGNPPATGFVWTRMGDPLPSNLTQDGSRLLFTKRLTMEDSGTYVCEVSNEIGSRSAKMKITISDPNVAEMSLLTLAFVAIGVVGLVLVLIFIGAMIAVNRSHRKKTEQMVFKLEEISTMSRQPSIRRCNSMSASVDVRLQEAGGSRDIDQLELEPMMEEMVPPQRSSSRDLLAVSVGGQVQPLPLGTHRYSLRSTTSEPRYSPAYPFGAYRNSLPSNQRHSLREWVLNHSERSGSPGDVPEISSRELTAALEQVSSLSPRPLTPSPSEQGSQTEDEEEVADRQKSIHAAMGHFYPHNGTLRAKPGSSTVYIARREHCV from the exons ATGGTGGCGGTGCGAAGTGACGCACACGGCACGCGCACGCACCCCTTCTACGGCGCGCGCGCCCGCTTCCAGCGCGGGGACGAGCACGGCGGGGGCGCGCTGGACGGAGACGCCTCGCTGCTCATCCACCAGCTGGTGCTGGCGGACGCCGGGCGCTTCCGCTGTAAGGTGTTCACCTTCCCGGCCGGCAGCTTCGAGGGGCGACACCGGGCTCACCGTGCTGG tgcCCCCTCAGGTATGGCTGGTGCCGAGCCCACGAGCCCTACTGGAGGGAGACCGCCATGCGCTGGTGGCCACGTGCATGGTGATGGGGAGCACGCCGTTGCCCCAGGTGTGGTGGGACACGGCCGTGGAGGGGGAGCAGGAGATGACGAACACGGCCAATGCCAACGGCACAGTGACAGTCACCTCCAGCCTCTACGTCCATCCCGAGCGGGACATGAAGGGGAAAGACGCCGTGTGCACCGTCAACCACTCCAGTCTGGCCCAGCCCCTACACGTCCCCTACAAACTCAACGTCTATC ACGTTCCTGAGGTGATGATAAAAAGATCCTCTGAGAATTGGCAGGCGGATATGGAAGGAGCGGCGTTACAATGTGAGGAAAATGGGAATCCACCAGCTACGGGCTTTGTGTGGACGAG AATGGGAGATCCCCTCCCCAGCAACCTCACCCAGGACGGCAGCAGGCTGTTATTCACCAAACGCCTCACCATGGAAGATTCTGGAACCTATGTCTGTGAAGTTTCCAATGAAATTGGCAGCCGGAGTGCAAAGATGAAAATAACCATTTCAG ATCCTAACGTGGCAGAGATGAGCCTACTGACCCTTGCCTTCGTGGCCATCGGAGTGGTGGGCCTGGTCCTTGTGCTCATCTTCATCGGCGCCATGATCGCTGTGAACCGCTCGCACCGCAAGAAGACTGAGCAAATGGTCTTCAAACT GGAGGAGATCTCCACCATGTCCCGGCAGCCCTCCATCCGCCGCTGTAACTCCATGTCTGCCTCTGTTGACGTCCGCCTGCAGGAGGCAGGTGGCAGTCGGGACATCGAC CAGCTGGAACTGGAGCCCATGATGGAGGAGATGGTGCCACCGCAGAGGAGCAGCTCCAGGGACCTGCTGGCAGTGTCAGTAGGGGGCCAGGTCCAGCCCCTGCCCCTGGGCACCCATCGCTACAGCCTGCGCTCCACGACCAGCGAGCCCAGGTACTCGCCTGCCTACCCGTTCGGCGCCTACAGGAACAGCCTGCCCAGCAACCAGCGGCACAGCCTGAGGGAATGGGTGTTGAACCACAGCGAGCGGTCGGGCTCACCGGGGGATGTGCCGGAAATCAGCAGCCGCGAGCTCACGGCAgccctggagcag GTGAGCTCGCTCTCGCCCCGGCCCCTGACGCCCTCCCCGTCGGAGCAGGGCTCTCAGACGGAGGATGAGGAAGAGGTGGCTGACCGCCAGAAGTCAATCCACGCTGCCATGGGACACTTCTATCCCCACAACGGCACGCTGCGCGCCAAGCCGGGCAGCAGCACCGTATACATTGCCCGCAGAGAGcactgtgtgtga